Proteins co-encoded in one Halorussus vallis genomic window:
- a CDS encoding 50S ribosomal protein L2, with translation MGRRIQGQRRGRGAPTFRAPSHRYKADLTHKKPEDVDTVSGTIVDIEHDPARSAPVAAVEFEDGDQRMILVPEGVGVGEEIQIGISAEIKEGNTLPLAEIPEGVPVCNVERQPGDGGKFARSSGVSANLITHDRNAAVVELPSGEVKRLSPDCRATIGVVAGGGRTEKPMVKAGNKYHKMKARGTKWPNVRGVAMNAVDHPFGGGGRQHPGRPKSVSRDAPPGRKVGDISSRRTGRGGN, from the coding sequence ATGGGACGACGAATCCAAGGACAGCGACGAGGTCGCGGCGCACCGACGTTCCGCGCCCCGTCGCACCGGTACAAGGCCGACCTCACGCACAAGAAGCCCGAAGACGTCGACACCGTCTCCGGCACCATCGTGGACATCGAGCACGACCCGGCCCGCTCGGCCCCCGTCGCGGCGGTCGAGTTCGAGGACGGCGACCAGCGCATGATCCTGGTGCCCGAGGGCGTCGGCGTCGGCGAGGAGATCCAGATCGGCATCTCCGCCGAGATCAAGGAGGGCAACACGCTCCCGCTGGCCGAGATTCCGGAAGGGGTCCCGGTCTGTAACGTCGAGCGCCAGCCCGGCGACGGCGGGAAGTTCGCCCGCTCCTCCGGCGTGAGCGCGAACCTGATCACCCACGACCGCAACGCCGCGGTCGTCGAGTTGCCCAGCGGCGAGGTCAAGCGACTCTCGCCCGACTGCCGAGCGACCATCGGCGTCGTGGCCGGCGGCGGCCGCACGGAGAAGCCGATGGTGAAGGCGGGCAACAAGTACCACAAGATGAAAGCGCGCGGGACCAAGTGGCCCAACGTCCGCGGCGTGGCGATGAACGCCGTCGACCACCCGTTCGGTGGCGGTGGCCGCCAGCACCCCGGACGTCCGAAGTCCGTCTCCCGCGACGCGCCGCCGGGCCGCAAGGTCGGCGACATCTCGTCCCGGCGCACGGGACGAGGAGGTAACTGA
- a CDS encoding 50S ribosomal protein L23 — protein sequence MSGVIEYPWVTEKAMNEMDFQNKLQFIVDLDADKPTIKDEIEDQYEVTIEKINTQVTMKGTKKATVTLSEDDDAQEVASRIGVF from the coding sequence ATGAGCGGCGTCATCGAGTACCCGTGGGTGACCGAGAAGGCGATGAACGAGATGGACTTCCAGAACAAGCTCCAGTTCATCGTCGACCTCGACGCCGACAAGCCCACCATCAAGGACGAGATCGAAGACCAGTACGAGGTCACCATCGAGAAGATCAACACGCAGGTCACGATGAAGGGCACCAAGAAAGCCACCGTGACCCTTTCGGAGGACGACGACGCCCAGGAAGTCGCCTCCAGAATTGGGGTGTTCTGA
- the rpl4p gene encoding 50S ribosomal protein L4 — MQATIRDLDGEDAGSVDLPAVFEETVRPDLIERAVQAAQANRKQDYGADDYAGMRTSAESPGSGRGMAHVPRTNGQGARVPQTVGGRKAHPPKEEKDRSLNINKKERKKAVRSAVAATADADLVAERGHRFDEDLDLPLVVSDDFEELVKTQEVVSFLEAVGVADDIARAEDNKSVRAGQGKLRGRKYKTPKSVLFVTGDEPSRAARNLAGADVATASEVNAEDLAPGAHPGRLTVWTESAIEEVTDR, encoded by the coding sequence ATGCAAGCAACAATCCGTGACCTCGACGGCGAGGACGCAGGCTCCGTGGACCTGCCGGCGGTCTTCGAAGAGACCGTCCGGCCGGACCTCATCGAGCGAGCCGTCCAAGCCGCTCAGGCAAACCGCAAGCAGGACTACGGCGCCGACGATTACGCCGGCATGCGAACGTCGGCGGAGTCGCCCGGCAGCGGCCGCGGCATGGCCCACGTCCCCCGGACGAACGGCCAGGGGGCGCGCGTCCCCCAGACCGTCGGGGGTCGCAAGGCCCACCCGCCGAAAGAAGAGAAGGACCGCTCGCTGAACATCAACAAGAAGGAGCGCAAGAAGGCGGTCCGCTCGGCCGTCGCGGCCACCGCGGACGCCGACCTCGTGGCCGAGCGCGGCCACCGCTTCGACGAGGATCTCGACCTGCCGCTGGTCGTCTCCGACGACTTCGAAGAACTCGTCAAGACCCAGGAGGTCGTCTCGTTCCTCGAAGCCGTCGGCGTCGCCGACGACATCGCGCGCGCGGAGGACAACAAGTCCGTCCGCGCCGGCCAGGGCAAACTCCGCGGCCGGAAGTACAAGACGCCGAAGTCGGTGCTGTTCGTGACCGGCGACGAGCCGTCGCGGGCCGCCCGCAACCTCGCGGGCGCCGACGTGGCGACCGCGAGCGAGGTCAACGCGGAGGACCTCGCGCCCGGCGCCCACCCCGGACGGCTGACCGTCTGGACCGAGAGCGCCATCGAGGAGGTGACCGACCGATGA
- a CDS encoding 50S ribosomal protein L3, giving the protein MSDTSRPRKGSLGFGPRQRAASEVPRFNSWPDGDGNPSLQGFAGYKVGMSHVVMVNDESNSPREGMEESVPVTIVETPPMRAVALRAYEDTPYGKKPLTEVWGSEFHEELSRTLDVPQDHDADAAEDELREAVENGDVADVRVITHTVPSDIASVPKKKPDVMETRVGGGSLDDRADFALELLEDGGEHEINDVFRAGEYLDVSGVTKGKGTQGPVKRWGVQKRKGKHARQGWRRRIGNLGPWNPSRVRSTVPQQGQTGYHQRTELNKRLVSMGEGDDVNVDGGFVNYGEVDGPYALVKGSLPGPDKRLLRFRPAVRPNDQPRLDPEVRYVSTESNQG; this is encoded by the coding sequence ATGTCAGATACAAGCAGACCACGCAAAGGTTCGCTAGGGTTCGGCCCCCGCCAGCGTGCGGCCAGCGAGGTTCCGCGCTTCAACTCGTGGCCCGACGGCGACGGCAATCCGTCGCTCCAGGGCTTCGCGGGTTACAAGGTCGGCATGAGCCACGTGGTGATGGTCAACGACGAGTCCAACTCCCCGCGAGAGGGGATGGAGGAGTCGGTGCCCGTCACCATCGTCGAGACGCCGCCGATGCGAGCGGTCGCTCTGCGAGCCTACGAAGATACGCCGTACGGAAAGAAGCCGCTGACGGAAGTGTGGGGTTCGGAGTTCCACGAGGAACTCTCGCGCACGCTCGACGTGCCCCAGGACCACGACGCCGACGCCGCGGAGGACGAACTCCGCGAAGCCGTCGAGAACGGTGACGTCGCGGACGTTCGCGTCATCACCCACACCGTCCCGAGCGACATCGCCAGCGTGCCGAAGAAGAAGCCCGACGTCATGGAGACGCGCGTCGGCGGCGGGTCGCTCGACGACCGCGCCGACTTCGCGCTCGAACTCCTCGAGGACGGCGGCGAACACGAGATCAACGACGTGTTCCGCGCCGGCGAGTACCTCGACGTGAGTGGCGTGACGAAGGGTAAGGGCACCCAGGGCCCCGTCAAGCGGTGGGGCGTCCAGAAGCGCAAAGGCAAGCACGCCCGCCAGGGCTGGCGGCGCCGGATCGGCAACCTCGGTCCGTGGAACCCCAGCCGCGTGCGCTCGACCGTGCCCCAGCAGGGTCAGACCGGCTACCACCAGCGTACCGAACTCAACAAGCGCCTCGTCTCGATGGGCGAGGGCGACGACGTGAACGTCGACGGCGGCTTCGTCAACTACGGCGAGGTCGACGGCCCGTACGCGCTGGTCAAGGGGTCGCTCCCCGGTCCGGACAAGCGCCTCCTGCGCTTCCGGCCCGCCGTCCGACCGAACGACCAACCGCGCCTCGACCCCGAGGTGCGCTACGTGAGCACCGAATCCAACCAGGGATAA
- a CDS encoding RNA methyltransferase, whose product MTVSVLVPSSLVREAEDKREATRKLGYVARAATVFRADRLGVFPDPDGERRWGGGFVSTVLKYAATPPYLRKEAFGRRDELEFAGVLPPLRAPSLTGSESNGSGSLRQGIVTEVGPEGRVRVNCGMQHPISLVVPSEMTVAEGERVTVRISSRSPVRAKLVDEPLPGFEVTRTDLPAALDRDDAGVRIATSRHGVELTTGRLTELVGRTERDGVTVAFGSPGRGLPEMLDLPVESVHSGDEADAESNVESDAPGGFDLWLNAIPNQGSEVVRTEEAMFATLACLNLKEK is encoded by the coding sequence ATGACAGTCAGCGTGCTCGTGCCGTCATCCCTCGTCCGGGAAGCCGAGGACAAACGCGAGGCCACTCGCAAACTCGGCTACGTCGCCCGTGCGGCGACGGTCTTCCGGGCCGACCGCCTCGGGGTCTTTCCGGACCCCGACGGCGAGCGGCGATGGGGTGGCGGATTCGTAAGCACCGTACTGAAGTACGCGGCCACGCCGCCGTACCTCCGAAAGGAGGCGTTCGGCAGGCGAGACGAATTGGAGTTCGCGGGCGTCCTACCGCCGCTCCGCGCCCCCTCACTGACCGGCTCCGAATCGAACGGTTCGGGGTCGTTAAGACAGGGAATCGTGACCGAGGTCGGACCTGAAGGGCGCGTACGGGTCAATTGCGGCATGCAACACCCGATCTCCCTCGTCGTACCGTCAGAAATGACGGTCGCCGAGGGGGAGCGCGTAACCGTCAGGATCTCTTCGCGAAGTCCGGTCCGTGCGAAGCTCGTAGACGAGCCCCTTCCGGGGTTCGAAGTGACGCGCACGGACCTTCCGGCGGCCCTCGACCGCGACGACGCGGGCGTTCGCATCGCGACGTCCCGCCACGGGGTCGAACTCACGACCGGGCGGTTGACCGAACTGGTCGGCCGCACCGAACGCGACGGTGTGACCGTCGCGTTCGGCTCTCCCGGTCGCGGGTTGCCGGAGATGCTCGACCTCCCGGTGGAGTCGGTCCACTCGGGAGACGAGGCGGACGCGGAGTCCAACGTCGAATCCGACGCACCAGGCGGGTTTGACCTCTGGCTAAACGCGATCCCGAATCAAGGCAGCGAGGTGGTGCGAACCGAAGAAGCGATGTTCGCCACCCTCGCCTGCCTGAACCTCAAAGAGAAGTGA
- a CDS encoding S8 family serine peptidase — MKAPSRGVGRRAAALALALLLVVGGVAPSFVSAHAVDASPASNAGEAPGVQMSDVRASSVRASSLDDSPTDPAIAGSVSESPGKLTAGSSGEPNDPAAFPDADAVTLDANRTVVVNETAGLATVVADPPAAPPNATRVTLVTGQTVTVVREGDRTLYRVSGDDRMRVVATADAAYVYPVGVDFERFDSQLFDVGFLVDQGLADADTDSIPVIVGTNERSRLAGSDGRVESPLESVAGVERRSRLESIDAEAGVVAKDRARRAYEALAADPNVGLVTLDVKYRLQLEDADESASASLAREVHGVSGEGVTVAVLDSGIDDSHPAIDRVIAERDFTYEGRTDDPNGHGTHVAGIVASDDDKYTGMAPNASLMDVRVLNSEGWGYTSWIVDGIEYATRNGADIVSMSLGGPVTSRRSNDRYAQAVNSAVAQGTLVVSSAGNDGPGYRTVTTPGIHSNALTVGASYDDGSVTYFSARGPTKFGHFLKPDLIAPGWGVVSAKAGTDGFTRKSGTSMSAPVVSGVAALVLEKHPDWSPERVKSVLTTTADPLPVPDVYTQGAGGVDAADAVGTDLVVSPGTVDFGTVRSDRPESATVTLTNVGDETRRLNASAKATDIEDGNTESMPVNRSTVTLAPGETAHLELGLDESVPPGVYSGRLSLGRNYSVVFGFLRLHEVTVRKVGAANTSVDGDPVQLFADRKGRWKLTGEEGYARLDGAAGAASANDSSVTYRMVEGGTYHVLSHGRDEATGRPVVFQRTLTVDGDELVVLNESDTVGRALDASALEANAGAVATRSVKVRYSKRTAGGARYGGTVATASPDDATVMFDRNADLNATVGRVLVAGGAAGEEAGGESGSGAAVASTDADAFDAPAVYQLIHRIDGVGEGGTTSVDPAALAATNATYHRAAPGESYDVALTATGEGPAGGQFSHAVVDGIGDRRRQTVYLGRGVATHDVAATAESDASATWRLRSPTSHSPAPGETREVGFNRHPFVGDLRWRVADGTLSYRAVGQRDRAGHQFVDGSDDRIRIERDGTRVLDRTLPATPAWRDAGVAVSSGDRIAVTVDGRNGAPPLSTRTVTTRRATYDPGADSTPPAIRDVAVLAGSTNNTAGGELRVRFAVAGGDAGARALVAADAADVPFPFDGAGEWREGTVERLEAASTDRVTVYRATFDVAEHIGERRETVDLALRATDERGNAVEVTTFDAFRVDARDPTIAVTAAGATETPTGVPSGPIYTNGTLTVNATVDGTPGDTRSVGMTLSADFANFRAGAPATSDDGHNWTATWDLGDLPDDGSYTVGVAGTDRHRNVGRTEAATVVLDRESPALGATITRVDDATGRVEVSASERLASDPAVAVELPNGTTTDLDVNRSGNVWTDTFALGDAGSTYRATATGTDLTGNVGRANSTADVESVNTENGTATVVLEHSGQFVQFRTARDVDSTATVTGSSNALAPLSRNLAGVNFLNGELGGELSRNLTDATIGIPVENLPEGVREGDVEIRYYDEAAREWERLDTSVETRNVTGEAKRYWVANVTHFSTYGAVVADDTPPTLDRKSPDGVTYDAGTSRATVEFDYGDDISGVDAGAVDVYFDGRRVTDDSATSVTGEYVRYDATGLAEGDHQATVRVVDRAGNARNYTTSFRVGAANSQVSPGRNGGGGDGDGGGGDSGGSGGNGGGGGGSNVPPPSVQVELLDPTASSATAKITNARADSPGRVSFAGGLSAGDATVRGLTVVPASSGPEARFLVDVRATESPPAGATAFDGVSETLGYVTATPTYITDAELEAVSVAFAVDAERARSPKNVGLYRYRDGTWKRLPTTFRHERGGSYLFRASASGTGTFAVGLAAPSVAVSEASLGASSVAVGESTTVTATVENRGDGTGTVPVELEVDGAVVAAKDVTLAAGESTTVTFERTFETDGRYEISVGGTAAGVVSVTSVAAAETSETTESDDETRNSGGSGATPGFGVAATLAALLAGLLVVRRRSS, encoded by the coding sequence ATGAAGGCACCGAGTCGCGGGGTGGGGCGGCGAGCGGCGGCGCTGGCGCTCGCACTATTGTTGGTGGTCGGCGGCGTCGCGCCGTCGTTCGTGTCGGCGCACGCGGTGGACGCTTCGCCCGCGTCGAACGCGGGCGAGGCGCCGGGGGTCCAGATGTCGGATGTCCGGGCTTCGAGCGTCCGGGCGTCTTCGCTCGACGATTCGCCGACCGACCCGGCGATTGCCGGGTCGGTCAGCGAGTCGCCCGGGAAACTGACCGCCGGGTCGTCCGGCGAACCGAACGACCCGGCGGCGTTCCCGGACGCGGATGCGGTGACCCTCGATGCCAACCGGACGGTCGTCGTGAACGAAACCGCCGGGTTGGCGACGGTGGTCGCCGACCCGCCTGCCGCACCGCCGAACGCGACCCGGGTGACGCTCGTCACCGGACAGACCGTCACGGTCGTCCGCGAGGGCGACCGGACCCTGTATCGGGTATCGGGCGACGACCGGATGCGAGTGGTCGCGACCGCCGACGCCGCCTACGTCTACCCCGTCGGCGTCGACTTCGAGCGGTTCGACAGCCAACTGTTCGACGTGGGGTTCCTCGTCGACCAGGGCCTCGCCGACGCCGATACCGACTCGATTCCCGTCATCGTCGGTACGAACGAGCGCTCCCGCCTCGCCGGGAGCGACGGGCGAGTCGAGAGTCCGCTGGAGAGCGTCGCGGGCGTCGAGCGCCGGTCGCGGCTGGAGAGCATTGACGCCGAGGCCGGGGTCGTCGCGAAGGACCGGGCCCGCCGGGCGTACGAGGCGCTCGCGGCCGACCCGAACGTCGGACTGGTCACCCTCGACGTGAAGTACCGACTCCAACTCGAAGACGCCGACGAGTCGGCCTCGGCGTCGCTCGCCCGCGAGGTCCACGGCGTCAGCGGCGAGGGGGTCACGGTCGCGGTCCTCGACAGCGGTATCGACGACTCCCACCCCGCGATAGACCGCGTTATCGCCGAGCGCGACTTCACGTATGAGGGCCGGACCGACGACCCGAACGGCCACGGCACCCACGTCGCGGGCATCGTCGCCAGTGACGACGACAAGTACACCGGCATGGCCCCGAACGCGAGCCTCATGGACGTCCGCGTGCTGAACTCGGAGGGCTGGGGCTACACCTCCTGGATCGTCGACGGCATCGAGTACGCCACCCGGAACGGCGCCGATATCGTCAGCATGAGTCTCGGCGGCCCCGTCACCTCCCGGCGGTCGAACGACCGGTACGCCCAGGCGGTCAACAGCGCCGTCGCACAGGGAACGCTGGTCGTCTCCTCCGCGGGCAACGACGGCCCCGGCTACCGCACCGTCACCACGCCCGGCATCCACTCGAACGCGCTCACGGTCGGCGCGAGCTACGACGATGGTAGCGTCACGTACTTCTCGGCGCGCGGCCCGACCAAGTTCGGCCACTTCCTCAAACCCGACCTCATCGCGCCAGGCTGGGGCGTCGTGAGCGCGAAGGCGGGCACCGACGGCTTCACCCGCAAGAGCGGCACCAGCATGTCGGCGCCGGTGGTCAGCGGCGTCGCCGCGCTCGTCCTGGAGAAACACCCCGACTGGTCGCCCGAGCGGGTCAAGAGCGTGCTCACGACGACCGCCGACCCGTTGCCGGTGCCGGACGTCTACACCCAGGGTGCGGGCGGGGTCGACGCCGCCGACGCCGTCGGCACCGACCTGGTCGTCTCGCCGGGCACCGTCGACTTCGGCACCGTCCGGAGCGACCGCCCCGAGTCGGCGACGGTGACGCTGACCAACGTCGGCGACGAGACGAGACGCCTGAACGCGAGCGCGAAAGCGACCGACATCGAGGACGGCAACACCGAGTCGATGCCGGTCAACCGCTCGACGGTGACGCTCGCGCCGGGCGAAACCGCGCACCTCGAACTCGGCCTCGACGAGAGCGTCCCGCCCGGCGTCTACTCGGGACGGCTCTCGCTCGGCAGAAACTACTCGGTCGTCTTCGGCTTCCTGCGGCTTCACGAGGTGACCGTCCGGAAGGTCGGCGCCGCGAACACGTCGGTCGACGGCGACCCCGTCCAGTTGTTCGCCGACCGCAAGGGCCGGTGGAAACTGACCGGCGAGGAGGGGTACGCCCGACTCGATGGTGCGGCCGGCGCGGCGAGCGCGAACGACTCGTCGGTCACCTACCGGATGGTCGAGGGCGGCACCTACCACGTGCTCTCGCACGGCCGCGACGAGGCGACGGGCCGGCCGGTTGTCTTCCAGCGGACGCTGACGGTCGACGGCGACGAACTCGTCGTCCTGAACGAGAGCGACACGGTCGGCCGCGCGCTCGACGCGAGCGCCCTCGAAGCGAACGCCGGAGCGGTCGCGACCCGGAGCGTGAAGGTTCGCTACTCGAAGCGAACGGCCGGCGGCGCGCGGTACGGCGGGACGGTCGCGACCGCCTCTCCCGACGACGCGACGGTCATGTTCGACCGGAACGCCGACCTGAACGCGACCGTCGGCCGCGTCCTGGTCGCGGGCGGGGCGGCGGGCGAGGAGGCGGGAGGCGAGTCCGGGTCCGGCGCAGCCGTGGCGTCGACGGACGCCGACGCCTTCGACGCGCCGGCCGTCTACCAGTTGATTCACCGCATCGACGGCGTCGGCGAGGGCGGGACGACGTCGGTCGACCCCGCCGCCCTCGCGGCGACGAACGCGACCTACCACCGGGCCGCGCCCGGCGAGTCCTACGACGTCGCGCTGACCGCCACGGGCGAGGGGCCTGCGGGCGGCCAGTTCTCGCACGCAGTCGTCGACGGTATCGGCGACCGCCGGCGACAGACGGTCTACCTCGGTCGCGGAGTCGCGACCCACGACGTCGCCGCGACCGCCGAATCCGACGCGTCGGCCACCTGGCGCCTGAGGTCGCCGACTTCCCACTCGCCCGCGCCAGGCGAGACGCGAGAGGTCGGGTTCAACCGCCACCCGTTCGTCGGCGACCTCCGCTGGCGGGTCGCCGACGGGACGCTGTCGTACCGCGCGGTCGGTCAACGCGACCGCGCGGGCCACCAGTTCGTCGACGGGAGCGACGACCGAATTCGAATCGAGCGGGACGGGACGAGGGTCCTCGACCGGACGCTCCCGGCGACGCCCGCGTGGCGGGACGCCGGCGTCGCGGTCTCGTCCGGCGACAGAATCGCGGTGACCGTCGACGGTCGCAACGGCGCGCCGCCGCTGTCGACCCGGACCGTGACCACCCGTCGCGCGACCTACGACCCCGGGGCAGATAGCACTCCGCCCGCGATTCGGGACGTCGCGGTGCTCGCCGGGTCGACGAACAACACGGCGGGGGGCGAACTCCGGGTGCGGTTCGCCGTCGCTGGCGGCGACGCCGGCGCCCGGGCGCTGGTCGCCGCCGACGCCGCCGACGTCCCGTTCCCGTTCGACGGCGCCGGGGAGTGGCGCGAAGGAACGGTCGAGCGCCTCGAAGCGGCCTCGACCGACCGGGTCACCGTCTACCGGGCGACGTTCGACGTCGCCGAGCACATCGGCGAACGCCGGGAGACGGTGGACCTCGCGCTCCGGGCGACCGACGAGCGCGGCAACGCGGTCGAGGTGACGACGTTCGACGCGTTCCGGGTGGACGCCCGCGACCCGACCATCGCCGTCACGGCGGCCGGCGCGACGGAGACGCCCACGGGCGTTCCGTCCGGCCCAATCTACACGAACGGCACGCTGACCGTGAACGCGACCGTCGACGGCACGCCGGGCGACACGCGGTCGGTCGGGATGACGCTGTCGGCCGACTTCGCCAACTTCCGCGCCGGCGCGCCGGCGACCAGCGACGACGGTCACAACTGGACGGCCACCTGGGACCTTGGCGACCTCCCCGACGACGGTAGCTACACGGTCGGCGTCGCGGGAACCGACCGCCACCGGAACGTCGGCCGGACGGAGGCGGCGACGGTCGTGCTCGACCGCGAGTCGCCCGCCCTCGGCGCGACGATAACCCGGGTGGACGACGCGACGGGGCGAGTCGAGGTTTCGGCGAGCGAGCGCCTCGCGTCCGACCCGGCCGTCGCCGTCGAACTGCCGAACGGCACGACGACCGACCTCGACGTGAACCGGTCCGGGAACGTCTGGACCGACACGTTCGCGCTGGGCGACGCCGGAAGCACGTACCGCGCGACTGCGACCGGCACCGACCTCACCGGGAACGTCGGGCGGGCGAACTCGACGGCCGACGTCGAGTCGGTAAACACCGAGAACGGGACCGCGACGGTCGTCCTGGAGCACTCCGGGCAGTTCGTCCAGTTCCGGACGGCGCGAGACGTCGACAGCACCGCGACCGTCACGGGGAGTTCGAACGCGCTCGCACCGCTCTCGCGGAACCTCGCGGGCGTGAACTTCCTGAACGGCGAACTCGGGGGCGAACTGTCCCGCAATCTCACGGACGCGACCATCGGCATCCCGGTCGAGAATCTGCCGGAGGGCGTCCGTGAGGGCGACGTCGAGATTCGCTACTACGATGAAGCGGCGCGCGAGTGGGAACGGCTCGACACGTCGGTCGAGACGCGGAACGTCACCGGGGAGGCGAAGCGCTACTGGGTGGCGAACGTCACGCACTTCTCGACGTACGGCGCGGTCGTCGCCGACGATACCCCGCCGACGCTCGACCGGAAGTCGCCCGACGGCGTCACCTACGACGCCGGGACGTCGCGGGCGACCGTCGAGTTCGACTACGGCGACGACATCAGCGGCGTCGACGCCGGCGCGGTCGACGTGTACTTCGACGGTCGGCGGGTCACCGACGACTCCGCGACGAGCGTCACGGGCGAGTACGTCCGGTACGACGCGACCGGACTCGCGGAGGGCGACCACCAAGCGACCGTGAGGGTCGTGGACCGGGCCGGAAACGCGAGGAACTACACCACGTCGTTCAGAGTCGGGGCCGCGAACTCCCAGGTGTCGCCCGGCCGCAATGGCGGTGGCGGTGATGGAGACGGTGGCGGAGGCGATAGCGGTGGGAGCGGTGGAAACGGCGGCGGTGGCGGCGGTTCGAACGTCCCGCCGCCGTCGGTGCAGGTCGAACTGCTCGACCCGACCGCCAGCAGCGCCACGGCGAAGATCACCAACGCTCGGGCCGACTCGCCGGGCCGGGTTTCGTTCGCCGGCGGACTCTCCGCCGGCGACGCGACCGTCCGGGGACTGACCGTCGTGCCCGCGAGTTCGGGCCCCGAGGCGCGGTTCCTGGTCGACGTGCGCGCGACCGAGTCCCCGCCGGCCGGCGCGACCGCCTTCGACGGCGTGAGCGAGACCCTCGGCTACGTGACCGCGACGCCGACGTACATCACCGACGCCGAACTCGAGGCGGTTTCGGTCGCGTTCGCCGTCGACGCCGAGAGGGCCCGGAGTCCGAAGAACGTCGGACTGTACCGCTACCGCGACGGTACGTGGAAGCGCCTGCCGACGACGTTCCGCCACGAGCGCGGCGGTTCGTACCTCTTCCGGGCCTCGGCGTCCGGAACCGGGACGTTCGCGGTCGGACTCGCCGCACCGTCGGTCGCGGTGAGCGAGGCGTCGCTCGGCGCGTCGTCCGTCGCGGTCGGCGAGTCGACGACCGTGACGGCGACCGTCGAGAACCGCGGCGACGGAACGGGGACCGTCCCGGTCGAACTCGAAGTCGACGGCGCCGTGGTCGCCGCGAAGGACGTGACGCTGGCGGCGGGCGAATCGACGACCGTGACGTTCGAGCGGACGTTCGAGACGGACGGGCGGTACGAGATCTCGGTCGGCGGCACCGCCGCGGGCGTCGTCTCGGTGACGAGCGTCGCCGCCGCCGAGACGAGCGAGACTACGGAGTCGGACGACGAGACTCGGAACTCCGGCGGGAGCGGTGCTACTCCGGGATTCGGCGTCGCTGCGACGCTGGCCGCGCTCCTCGCGGGACTGCTGGTCGTCCGGCGGCGTTCGTCGTAG
- a CDS encoding MTH1187 family thiamine-binding protein has product MTVIALLSVAPVTEGSMAGEVAKAVAALDDFDVSYETNPMGTVIEADSVDELFAAAQAAHEAVDGDRVSTFLKIDDKRTREQRARDKVDAVEEALGREAKRER; this is encoded by the coding sequence ATGACCGTCATCGCACTCCTGAGCGTCGCACCCGTCACTGAAGGGAGCATGGCCGGCGAAGTCGCCAAGGCCGTGGCCGCGCTCGACGACTTCGACGTCTCCTACGAGACGAACCCGATGGGGACCGTCATCGAGGCCGACTCGGTCGACGAACTGTTCGCGGCCGCCCAGGCCGCCCACGAGGCCGTCGACGGCGACCGGGTGAGCACGTTCCTGAAAATAGACGACAAACGCACGCGCGAGCAACGCGCGCGAGACAAAGTAGATGCGGTCGAGGAAGCGCTGGGTCGGGAAGCGAAGCGCGAGCGATAA
- the mch gene encoding methenyltetrahydromethanopterin cyclohydrolase has translation MDSLNRNALELADEALDFAEELDIGARELDNGATVLDFGHEFDGGMEAGLLLAELQTAGLATVQSAMGEVGGAPVPQVELTSDHPALALLCSQKAGWEVATDDFEGLGSGPARALVAEEDEFARVGYVDDFEFGVLAVESDDYPTAAVADHVADLAGLDPGSIFIAAVPTASLAGSISVGARAAEMAVFRLAELGYDPLDVVSVSASAPVAPVAGSEEGAIARTNDALAYGGRVHLTVREEFDRFEEVVSTANDEYGTHFAEIFEQVDWDFYDVDESVFAPAQATVNVVGGETYVLGERDEDLLAESFGL, from the coding sequence ATGGACAGTCTCAATCGGAACGCGCTCGAACTCGCCGACGAGGCGCTCGACTTCGCCGAGGAACTCGACATCGGCGCCCGCGAACTCGACAACGGAGCCACGGTGCTGGACTTCGGCCACGAGTTCGACGGCGGGATGGAGGCCGGACTGTTGCTCGCGGAACTCCAGACCGCCGGACTCGCGACGGTCCAGAGCGCGATGGGCGAGGTCGGGGGCGCGCCCGTCCCGCAGGTCGAACTCACCTCCGACCACCCCGCGCTGGCGCTGCTCTGTTCGCAGAAGGCAGGCTGGGAGGTCGCCACCGACGACTTCGAGGGACTGGGAAGCGGCCCGGCCCGCGCGCTCGTCGCCGAGGAGGACGAGTTCGCTCGGGTGGGCTACGTCGACGACTTCGAGTTCGGCGTGCTGGCCGTCGAGAGCGACGACTACCCGACCGCGGCGGTGGCCGACCACGTCGCCGACCTGGCCGGCCTCGACCCCGGAAGCATCTTCATCGCGGCCGTCCCCACGGCGAGTCTCGCCGGAAGCATCAGCGTCGGCGCTCGGGCGGCCGAGATGGCGGTGTTCCGCCTGGCCGAACTGGGCTACGACCCGCTGGACGTGGTCAGCGTCTCGGCGAGCGCGCCGGTCGCGCCGGTCGCCGGCAGCGAGGAGGGCGCCATCGCCCGGACGAACGACGCGCTGGCGTACGGTGGCCGAGTCCACCTGACGGTCCGCGAGGAGTTCGACCGCTTCGAGGAGGTCGTCTCGACCGCGAACGACGAGTACGGCACTCACTTCGCCGAGATATTCGAGCAGGTCGATTGGGATTTCTACGACGTCGACGAGAGCGTCTTCGCGCCCGCGCAGGCGACGGTCAACGTCGTCGGCGGCGAGACGTACGTCCTGGGCGAGCGCGACGAGGACCTGCTGGCCGAGAGCTTCGGCCTCTGA